CACATCGCGATCGGCACGGCGAGCGGGCCGACGGCCATCGTCCGCTACTGAAAGGCGGCACCGGGCCGCGCCTCCCGGCCGGGTGTTACCGGCCGTCACGCCACTTACCTGTGGACTCCGCGGGCCACTGAACACTCAGCGGTCGCGGCACGTATCTGAGGGCCAAGGGGCCAAGCCTCTCGACCCCGTCCCACGGAGGAACCGTGACCACCACGATCGCAGGCGGACGTGCCGCGCGGCGCCAGACGATGCGCCGCATCCGACCTCGCCGCTCGCCCGCCGTCCCGCTGCTGCTCGTCGTGGCGGCGGGCGCGGCCGGAGTGATCTGGCTGTGGTGGAACAACACGGCCTCCCTGGCCGACACCACCGCCCAGGTGATCGCGGCGGGCCGGATCACCGGTCTGCTCGCCGGTTACCTGATGGCGCTGGTGGTGCTCCAGATGGCCCGGGTGCCCGCGCTGGAGCGCCGGGTCGGGTCGGACCGGGTGGCGCGCTGGCACTCGATGAGCGGCCGGTACACGCTCAGCCTGGTCGTGGCGCACGTCGTCCTCATCATGTACGGATACGCCCTCCAGGCCGGGAAGACGTTCGGCGACATCGTCCAGCAGACGGTCGACTCGGTGAACCAGCTGCCCGACATGGGCAAGGCCGCCATCGGCACGGGTCTGCTGGTGGTCATCGGGCTCAGCTCCATCGGCCCGGTCCGGCGGATGATCCCGTACGACCTCTGGTACCACGTGCACCTGCTGACCTACGCGGCCACGTTCCTGACGTTCTGGCACCAGCTCTCCACGGGCAACGAGTTCGTCGTCGAGCCAGCCGCGAAGACCGCCTGGTACGCGCTGTACGGCACGGTGACCGCGCTGGTCCTCTGGTACCGCATCGTCACGCCGATCCGGCTGAACATGCGCCACCGGCTGCGGGTCGAGGCGGTCATCGAGGAGACCCCGGGCATCGTGTCCGTGCTGATGAGCGGCCGGAAGCTGCACCGGATGGGCGCGGAGGCGGGCCAGTTCTTCCGCTGGCGCTTCCTGGCCCCCGGTATGCGGTTCAGCTCGCACCCGTACTCCCTGTCGGCGGCCCCCCGGCCCAACATGCTGCGGATCACCGTGAAGGCGATCGGTGACCACAGCTCGGCCCTGCGCGAGCTGGAGCCCGGCACCCGGGTGTGGGCCGAGGGCCCGTACGGCGCCCTGACCGCCTCCAAGCGCAGCCAGGGCAAGGTGCTGCTGGTGGCCGGCGGAGTCGGCATCACCCCGATGCGCGCCCTGTTCGAGACACTGCCCGGCGCGGCGGGCGACCTGACCCTTCTCTACCGGGCCAACAGCACCCAGGACCTGGCCCTGTGGGACGAGCTGGCGACCATCGCCAACGAGCGCGGCGCCCGTCTCATGTACGCGGTGAACAGCCCCGACGGAGAGCGCCCGGACATCTCGCCGGAGTCGCTGCGCCGGAAGCTGCCGGACATCGACGACCACGACGTCTTCCTGTGCGGGCCGCCCGGCTTCGCGCAGGGTGTGTACGAGGCATTGCGCGGCGCGGGTGTTCCGGCGCGCCGTATCCACCACGAGTCGTTCGAGATGTGAGCGACGGGAGCCAGGAGCGATGAAGAAGAGTCACCCCTTTCGGCGCGTCATGCTGGCGAGCGCCGCCACAGTCTCCGGAATCGTGCTGCTGCTGACGCTGAAGCCGTCGTCGGACCCCGGGTCCGCGCAGGCGGCCGGCGCGCTGCCGCAGCAGACGTCGGCGGCGCAGGAGTCGGCCCAGGGCGGCGCTGCCGTCAAGGACGGCGCCTTCACCGGCGACACGATCCAGACCCAGTACGGCCCGGTCCAGGTCCGCGTCACGGTGAGCGGCGGCAAGATCATCAAGGCGGAGGCGCTCCAGCAGCCCAGGGGCGGCCAGAGCGACCAGATCACCGGCAACGCGATCCCCAAACTCAACAAGGAAGCCGTCGCCGCCGGTACCGCCGGCAGTGTCGACGCGGTCTCCGGCGCCAGCTACACCAGCGCGGGCTACGGGAAGTCGCTCCAGTCGGCCCTGGACAAGGCCAGTGCGGGTGCGAGTACCGGTGCCACCGGGGGCGGCGGTGCGGCCGAGGCCGCCACGGTCACCGGTGACGCGGTCGACACGCAGTACGGCCCGGTCCAGGTCCGCGTCACGGTGAGCGGCGGCAAGATCACCAAGGCGGAGGCGCTCCAGCAGCCCAGGGGCGGCCAGAGCGACCAGATCACCGGCAACGCGATCCCCGAACTCAACAAGGAAGCCGTCGCCGCCGGCACCGCGGACATCGACGCGATCTCGGGCGCCAGTTACACGAGCGCGGGCTACAAGAAGTCGCTCCAGTCGGCCCTGGACAAGGTTCCGGCCGCGGAGTCGGACAAGGGAACGGCCACCGGCGCGAGTTCACCCGCCCCGGCCGCGAGCTCGCCCGCGGGCTCGGGTGCCAAGGGAACCGGTGTGGCGAAAGGCGGGGCGACCTCCGACGGGGGCGGCACGTACACCGGAGGCGTGGTCCAGACGGAGTACGGCCCGGTGCAGGTCCGGGTGACCCTGACCAACGGCCGGATCACCTCGGCGTCGGCGGTGCAGGCGCCCAAGGGCGGCCGGAGCGACCAGGTCTCCGGCGACGCGATTCCCAAGCTCAACCAGGAGGCGGTGACGGCGGGCGATGGAGACATCGACGCGGTTTCCGGCGCCAGTTACACCAGCGCCGGCTACAAGCAGTCCCTCCAGTCGGCCCTGGACCAGGCCGGTGGTTGATCCCGCCGAAGCTCCCGTCGCGGTGCGTCATGCGGAGGAGGTCATGGGGACCGTCTTTTCCTTTGACGTCCGCGGCGGGGACCCCCGTGCGGTCGGATCGGCGCTGGCAGCGGCGATCGCCGGACTGCACAAGGTCAACGAGGTGTTCAGCACCTACCGCGAGAACAGCCAGATCTCCCGGCTGGCCCGCGGTGAGATCTCCGTCGCCGACTGCGACCCGGAGGTCGCCGAGGTGCTCGACCTGTGCGCCGAGGCGGAGCGGGTCAGCGAGGGGTGGTTCAGCCACACCTACCAGGGGCAGATCGACCCGACCGGCCTGGTCAAGGGCTGGGCGGCGGAGCGCGCTGCCAGAACGCTGACCGCGGCGGGCGTGAGCGGGGTCAGCGTCAACGGCGGTGGAGACGTCCAGCTGTGCGGCGCGCCGGCCCCTGGGCGCCCTTGGCGGGTAGGCGTGTCCGACCCGCTCCGCCCCGGCGGCCTGGCGGCGGTGGTCTCGGCGGCCGGCACCGACGAACTGGCGGTGGCCACCTCCGGGACAGCGGAACGTGGCACCCACATCGTCGACCCCCGCACCGGCAGGTCCGCGGTGACGGATTTGGTCGCGGTGACGGTCGTAGCCCCCAAACTGACCTGGGCGGACGCCTGGGCGACAGCGGCCTTCGCGATGGGGTCGAGGCAGGCGTTGCGCTGGCTGGAGTCCCTGCCGGACGTGGAGGCGCTACTGATCACGGCGGGCGACGAGGTCAGGTGCACAGGGGGCCTGGCGAGAAGGCTGGGCTGAGGGAGGTCTTTCAGGGGCGCGGGGAACTGCGCGACAAGCCACAGCGGACCCGCACCCGAAACTCAGCCCTCAGAACCCCTCAGTGGTTCTTCTGAGCCAACCCCAACAGATGATCAGCCAACGCCTGTCCCCCCACAGGATCCCGACTGATCAGCATCAACGTGTCATCCCCCGCGATCGTCCCCAAGATGTCGTGCAGCTCGGCCTGATCGATCGCCGACGCCAAGAACTGCGCGGCCCCCGGAGGGGTCCGCAGGACCACGAGATTCGCCGAAGCCTCCGCGGAGATCAGCAACTCCGCGGACAGCCGCCGCATCCGCTCCTCCTTCGCCGACTCCCCCAGCGGAGCGCGCGGCGTACGGAAACCGCCCTCGCTCGGCACCGCGTAGATGAGATCGCCGTCGTTGTTGCGGATCTTCACCGCGTTCAGTTCGTCCAGGTCCCTGGACAGCGTCGCCTGCGTGACGGTCAGCCCGTCATCGGCCAGCAGTTTCGCCAACTGACTCTGCGACCGCACCGGTTGCCGGTTGAGGATGTCCACGATCCGGCGGTGGCGTGCGGTGCGGGTCTGCGGTACGGCAGGCCCCGCGTGCTCGTGATCCTGCGCCTGCGTCATCGTCGTCGTCTCATTCCCCGGCTAGTCCTTCCCGTCAACCGCGTCGAGAACTCCGGGAAGTGCCTGGAGGAACGCGTCCACCTCGGCGTCACCGATGTTCAGCGGCGGCATCAGCCGTACGACATCGGGAGCGGGCGCGTTCACCAGGAACCCGGCGTCCTGAGCCGCCTGCTGCACCTGGGGCGCGAGGGGCTCGTTGAGCACGATACCCAGGAGAAGTCCCGCGCCCCGGACATAATCGATCAACGGGTGGCCCGCACCCTCGATTCCGTCCCGCAGCTTCTCGCTCTGCCGCTTGACGTTCTCCAGCAACCCCTCGTTCTCGATGGTGCCGAGTACGGCGAGTCCGGCGGCGCAGGCGATCGGGTTGCCGCCGAACGTCGTACCGTGCTGGCCGGGCTGGAGCAGATCGGCGGCGCGGCCGAAGGCGACGGTCGCGCCGAGGGGCAGTCCGCCGCCGAGGCCCTTCGCGAGGGTGACGACGTCGGGCAGGACACCGTCGTGGGCCTGGTACTCGAACCAGTGCCCGGTACGGCCGACGCCGGTCTGCACCTCGTCGAGGACGAGCAGGGCACCGGTGGCGGCGGTGATGGCGCGCGCGGCCTTCAGGTAGCCGACGGGCGGGACCACGACGCCGTTCTCGCCCTGGACCGGCTCGATGATGACGAGGGCGGTCTCGTCGGTGACGGCGGCGGCCAGGGCCTGCGCGTCGCCGTACGGGACGTATGTGACGTCGCCGGGCAGCGGCACGAAGGGCTCGCGCTTTGCGGGCTGGCCGGTGAGCGCGAGGGCGCCCATGGTCCGCCCGTGGAAGCCGCCCTCCGTGGACACCATGTGGGTGCGTCCGGTCAGCCGGCCGATCTTGAAGGCGCCCTCGTTCGCCTCGGCGCCCGAGTTGCAGAAGAACACCTTGCCGTCCCGGCCGAAGCGCTGGAGCAGCTGTTCGGCGAGCGCGACGGGCGGTTCCGCGACGAAGAGGTTGGAGACATGGCCGAGGGAGGCGATCTGGGTGGAGACCGCCTCGACGATCGCCGGGTGGGCGTGGCCGAGCGCGTTCACGGCGATGCCGCCCACGAAGTCGACGTACGCCTTGCCGTCGGCGTCCCACACCGTGCTGCCGGCGCCGCGGACGAGGGGCAGCCGGGGGGTGCCGTAGTTGTTCATGAGCGCGCCCTGCCAGCGCGTGGTCAGTTCCTGATTGGCGCTCAGTTCCTGACTGGCGTCCAGCTCATGGCCGGCGTTCATGCGTCGTCCCCCTCTTCCTCCGCATCGGGCACGACCATCGTGCCGATGCCCTCGTCCGTGAAGATCTCCAGCAGGATCGAGTGCTGGACCCGGCCGTCGATGACGCGGGCGGTCTGGACGCCGTTGCGTACGGCGTGCAGGCAGCCCTCCATCTTCGGCACCATGCCGGAGCTCAACTCCGGGAGCAGCTTCTCCAGTTGGGAAGCGGTGAGGCGGCTGATCACCTCGTCGGAGTCGGGCCAGTCCTCGTAGAGGCCCTCGACGTCCGTGAGGACCATGAGGGTTTCGGCGCCAAGAGCAGCAGCGAGTGCCGCAGCCGCCGTATCAGCATTGACGTTGTAGACATGTCCGTCGTCCTGGCTACGGGCGATCGACGAGACGACCGGGATACGGCCGTCGGCGAGCAGAGCCTCGATCGCACCCGTGTCGATCGCGGTGATCTCGCCCACCCGCCCGATGTCGACCAACTCCCCGTCGATCTCGGGCTGGTGCTTGGTGGCGGTGATGGTGTGCGCGTCCTCGCCGGTCAACCCGACGGCGAGCGGCCCGTGTTGGTTGAGCAGCCCGACCAGCTCCCGCTGGACCTGGCCGGCCAGCACCATGCGTACGACGTCCATGGCGTCCTCGGTGGTGACCCTGAGGCCCGCCTTGAACTCGCTGACGATGCCGTGTTTGTCGAGGGCGGCGCTGATCTGCGGGCCACCGCCGTGCACGACGACGGGCTTGAGGCCGGCCTGGCGCAGGAAGACGACGTCCTGGGCGAAGGCGTTCTTCAACTCCTCGTTCACCATGGCGTTTCCGCCGAACTTGATGACGACGACCTTGCCGTTGTGGCGGGTGAGCCAGGGGAGCGCTTCGATGAGGATCCGGGCCTTGGGCAGCGCGGTGTGCTTACGGGTAGTACTCATGACGAGTACGCGCTGTTCTCGTGGACGTAGTCCGCGGTGAGGTCGTTGGTCCAGATGGTCGCGGTCTCGGTGCCTGCGGCGAGGTCGGCGACGATGTGGACCTCCCGGTAGCGCATGTCGACCTTGTCGCGGTCCTCGCCGACGCCGCCGTTCTTGCAGACCCAGACGCCGTTGATGGCGACGTTCAGCCGGTCCGGCTCGAAGGCGGCCCGCGTCGTGCCGATGGCGGACAGGACGCGGCCCCAGTTGGGGTCCTCGCCGTGGATGGCGCACTTGAGGAGGTTGTTGCGGGCGATGGAGCGGCCCACCTCGACGGCGTCGTCCTCGCTGGCCGCGTTCACGACCTCGACCTTGATGTCCTTGCTGGCGCCCTCGGCGTCCCGGATGAGCTGCTGCCCGAGATCGTCACAGACGGCCCGCACGGCCTCGGCGAACTCGGCCTGTTCCGGGGCGACTTCGGAGGCGCCGGAGGCGAGCAGCAGCACGGTGTCGTTGGTGGACATGCAGCCGTCGGAGTCGACGCGGTCGAAGGTGGTGCGGGTGGCGGCGCGGAGTGCCTGGTCCAGGTGCTCGCTGTCCACGTCGGCGTCCGTCGTGAGGACGACCAGCATGGTGGCGAGGCCGGGGGCGAGCATGCCCGCGCCCTTGGCCATACCGCCCACGGTCCAGCCGCCCTTGCTGACGACGGCCGTCTTGTGGACGGAGTCGGTGGTCTTGATGGCGATGGCGGCCTTCTCACCGCCGTGCTCGGAGAGTTGACCGGAGACGGTCTCAACTCCCGTGAGCAGCTTGTCCATCGGCAGGAGCAGCCCGATGAGTCCGGTGGAGGCGACCGCGACCTCTCCGGCGTTCAGACCGAGGGTGTCCGCGACCTTCTCGGCGGTGGCGTGGGTGTCCTGGAAGCCCTTGGGGCCCGTACAGGCGTTGGCGCCACCGGAGTTGAGGACGACGGCGGAGACGATCCCGCCCTTCAGCACCTGCTCGGACCACAGCACCGGTGCGGCCTTGACGCGGTTGGAGGTGAAGACGCCGGCGGCGGCGAGGCGGGGCCCGTTGTTGACCACCAGGGCCAGGTCCGGGTTGCCGTTCTCCTTGATCCCGGCGGCGATGCCCGCCGCCGTGAACCCCTGTGCTGCCGTGACACTCACGGTGCGACTCCGATCGTGGAAAGCCCGGTGGTCTCGTCGAGTCCGAGGGCGAGGTTCATGCTCTGGACGGCACCGCCCGCGGTGCCCTTGGTCAGGTTGTCGATGGCGCTGATCGCGATGATGCGGCGTACGGACTCGTCGTACGCGACCTGTACCTGAACGGCGTTGGAACCGTAGACGGACGCCGTGGCGGGCCACTGCCCCTCGGGGAGGAGGTGCACGAACGGTTCGTCGGCGAACGCCTTCTGGTAGGCGGCGCGCACGGACTCGGCGGTGACGCCGGGCCGGGCGGCGGCGGTGCAGGTGGCGAGGATGCCGCGGGACATGGGGGCGAGGGTGGGCGTGAACGAGACGGCGACGGGCTCACCGGCCGCGCCGCTGAGGTTCTGGACGATCTCGGGCGTGTGCCGGTGTCCGCCGCCGACCCCGTACGGAGACATGGACCCCATGACCTCACTGCCCAGCAGGTTCGTCCTGGCCGCCTTGCCGGCGCCGGAGGTACCGGAGGCCGCGACGATCACCGCTTCCGCCTCGGCGAGCCCGGCGGCGTACGCCGGGAAGAGGGCGAGGGACACGGCGGTCGGATAGCAACCGGGCACCGCGACGCGCTTGGACCCCGTAAGCCGGGCGCGGGCACCCGGCAGTTCGGGGAGGCCGTACGGCCAGGTCCCGGCGTGCGCCGAGCCGTAGAACTTCTCCCAGTCGGCCGCGTCCTGGAGCCGGAAGTCGGCGCCCATGTCGACGACGAGAACGTCAGGGCCGAGCTGCTCGGCGACGGCGGCGGACTGCCCGTGCGGCAGCGCGAGGAACACGACATCGTGCCCGGCGAGCACGTCGGGGGTGGTCTCCTGCAGCACACGGTCGGCCAGCGGCAGCAGATGCGGCTGCAGCGCGCCGAGCCGCTGCCCGGCGTTGGAGTTGCCGGTCAGGGCGCCGATCTCGACCTCGGGGTGGACGAGGAGCAGACGCAGCAGTTCCCCGCCCGCGTACCCACTCGCTCCGGCCACCGCCACACGTACCGCCATGGAACCCTCCTCCTAGATGGCATGACTATACGTTTCGCTGCACGTTTATGCAATAAGGTGGATCAGTATGCGGAGCCGCGCATACGGCACGAAGATCGTCGCCGAGGCCGTCACGGTGCGGGTCCCTAAGATCGTCGGCATGACACTGCGACCCGTCCTGGTGAACATGAAGGCCCTCGACGACTCCGCCATCGGCCGGTTCTGGGCGGATGCGCTCGGCTGGGGTGTCTCCAGCTCGGAACCCGGCGCGACCGCCGTCAAACCCGCCGACTTCGACTGGCGGGACCCGGTCGGCGTATGCGTGGACGTCATCGCCGTCCCGGAGCCGAAGACGGCTACGAAGAACCGGGTGCACATCGATCTCGCGACCACCTCCGCGGCGCATCAGGCGGAGCTGGTCGCGCGTCTGAAGGCTCTTGGCGCGACGCCCGCCGACGTGGGTCAGGGCGATGTGCCGTGGACGGTCCTCGCCGACCCGGACGGCAACGAGTTCTGTGTGCTGGAGCCCCGGGACGTCTACCGGGACACCGGGCCGATCGCCGCGGTCGTGGTCGACTGCGTGGATCCTCGGGCCATGGCCCGGTTCTGGGACGAGGCGATCGACTGGACCCTGCACGAGGTGAGCGACGATCATGCGGTGCTGCGTGACGCCAGGGGGGTCGGCCCGTATCTCGAGTTCCTCCGCAAGCCCGGCATGAAGACCGTGCGGGACCGCGTCCACATCGACCTGGTGCCGGACCCCGGTGACGACAAGGCGGCTGAGGTGGCCCGGCTGCGGTCCCTCGGCGCCACCGACCTCGACGTGGGTCAGGGCGACGTCCCGTGGACATGCCTGACCGACCCGGAGGGCCACGAGTTCTGCGTCCTCGCCCGGTCCTGACAGCGGTCCTACGTACTCCTGACCCGAGGCGGCCCAGGCGCCCTCCGGCACCTGGGCCGCCGTGCGGTCAGCCGTTCCCGTCAGTCGGCCGGTGGGCCACCGTCACCCCTTCTTGATCCGCAGGAAGGTGACGGAGTTCGCCGGGAACGTGTACGTGAACTTCCTCGCGACGCCCGAGAACGTCGACTTCACCGGCGCGACCGGCGTCGCCGTCTCGGTGTTCACCGCGTCCGGCGCGGCGGCCAGCGTCGTCACCGCGGCCCTGGACCCGACCTTCACCCTGCCGAGGTCGATCGTCGTACGGGCCTGCGCCGCCTGGGCGTTGACGACCTTGACGATCAGGTCGCCGGTCTTCGCGTCCTTCGTGACGATCTGACGGAACGGCTCGGCGGGCTTGTCGTCGGTGAAGCCGCCCCACTCCTGGCCGTCGAGGTAGAGGGTGACCTGCCGGCCCCGCACCTTGACGTCGATGTCGTAGGCACGTCCCGTCTCGATCGAGCCGGCCTTGGCCACGAGCGTCGACTTGCCGCCGTCCGAGGCCTGTTCGACGGCGGACTGGGTGTTGTTCCAGCCGCCCAGGTTCCACCAGTAGTAGTTCCCGGTGTCCTTGACGCCGAAGGCGACGAGGAAGCCCTCCTTGCCGGACTTCTTGGTGGCCTTCACATGGAGGTCGTAGTCGTGCCAGGCGGGGTCCCCTGCCGAGACCATCGTGTTCTCGGCGGCGACATCGGTCTGGACGTACTGACCGTCCTGGAGCGTCCAACTCCCGCCCCCGGTATGGGTCCACCGGGATGCGTCACCCGAGAAGTCGTCGGTCAGCAGCGCCGTTCCGTCCGCGCCGGTGACCTTGACGTCGTCGTACGCCGCCGTGGTCGCCCACGTCGACAGACCGACGGCGCCCGCGATCGGGCCGCTCACCGAGGGCGTGCCGGTGGCCTTGGTGGGCACCACGCGGTCGCCGACGTTGTTCATGAACAGCTTCTGCACCTCGTACGAGGGCGAGCCCCAGGACGCGTGGTTGTTGAACCAGATCATGTCGGGGCGCCACTGCACGTAGTCCTCGTTGGAGAGCAGCGGGGCGTACGAGGCGAGCTTGACGACGTCCGCGTTGCGCTCCAGGCCCGTCATGAACGCGGCCTCGGAGAGAGCGTTCTTGAAGGTGTTGCCGCCGGAGGCGTACTCACCGAGGAAGACCTTGGGGCCGTTCCTGTCGTACGAGTCGTAGCGGTCGT
This genomic interval from Streptomyces sp. B21-083 contains the following:
- a CDS encoding ferredoxin reductase family protein translates to MTTTIAGGRAARRQTMRRIRPRRSPAVPLLLVVAAGAAGVIWLWWNNTASLADTTAQVIAAGRITGLLAGYLMALVVLQMARVPALERRVGSDRVARWHSMSGRYTLSLVVAHVVLIMYGYALQAGKTFGDIVQQTVDSVNQLPDMGKAAIGTGLLVVIGLSSIGPVRRMIPYDLWYHVHLLTYAATFLTFWHQLSTGNEFVVEPAAKTAWYALYGTVTALVLWYRIVTPIRLNMRHRLRVEAVIEETPGIVSVLMSGRKLHRMGAEAGQFFRWRFLAPGMRFSSHPYSLSAAPRPNMLRITVKAIGDHSSALRELEPGTRVWAEGPYGALTASKRSQGKVLLVAGGVGITPMRALFETLPGAAGDLTLLYRANSTQDLALWDELATIANERGARLMYAVNSPDGERPDISPESLRRKLPDIDDHDVFLCGPPGFAQGVYEALRGAGVPARRIHHESFEM
- a CDS encoding FMN-binding protein, giving the protein MKKSHPFRRVMLASAATVSGIVLLLTLKPSSDPGSAQAAGALPQQTSAAQESAQGGAAVKDGAFTGDTIQTQYGPVQVRVTVSGGKIIKAEALQQPRGGQSDQITGNAIPKLNKEAVAAGTAGSVDAVSGASYTSAGYGKSLQSALDKASAGASTGATGGGGAAEAATVTGDAVDTQYGPVQVRVTVSGGKITKAEALQQPRGGQSDQITGNAIPELNKEAVAAGTADIDAISGASYTSAGYKKSLQSALDKVPAAESDKGTATGASSPAPAASSPAGSGAKGTGVAKGGATSDGGGTYTGGVVQTEYGPVQVRVTLTNGRITSASAVQAPKGGRSDQVSGDAIPKLNQEAVTAGDGDIDAVSGASYTSAGYKQSLQSALDQAGG
- a CDS encoding FAD:protein FMN transferase, yielding MGTVFSFDVRGGDPRAVGSALAAAIAGLHKVNEVFSTYRENSQISRLARGEISVADCDPEVAEVLDLCAEAERVSEGWFSHTYQGQIDPTGLVKGWAAERAARTLTAAGVSGVSVNGGGDVQLCGAPAPGRPWRVGVSDPLRPGGLAAVVSAAGTDELAVATSGTAERGTHIVDPRTGRSAVTDLVAVTVVAPKLTWADAWATAAFAMGSRQALRWLESLPDVEALLITAGDEVRCTGGLARRLG
- a CDS encoding arginine repressor; translated protein: MTQAQDHEHAGPAVPQTRTARHRRIVDILNRQPVRSQSQLAKLLADDGLTVTQATLSRDLDELNAVKIRNNDGDLIYAVPSEGGFRTPRAPLGESAKEERMRRLSAELLISAEASANLVVLRTPPGAAQFLASAIDQAELHDILGTIAGDDTLMLISRDPVGGQALADHLLGLAQKNH
- a CDS encoding acetylornithine transaminase; translated protein: MNAGHELDASQELSANQELTTRWQGALMNNYGTPRLPLVRGAGSTVWDADGKAYVDFVGGIAVNALGHAHPAIVEAVSTQIASLGHVSNLFVAEPPVALAEQLLQRFGRDGKVFFCNSGAEANEGAFKIGRLTGRTHMVSTEGGFHGRTMGALALTGQPAKREPFVPLPGDVTYVPYGDAQALAAAVTDETALVIIEPVQGENGVVVPPVGYLKAARAITAATGALLVLDEVQTGVGRTGHWFEYQAHDGVLPDVVTLAKGLGGGLPLGATVAFGRAADLLQPGQHGTTFGGNPIACAAGLAVLGTIENEGLLENVKRQSEKLRDGIEGAGHPLIDYVRGAGLLLGIVLNEPLAPQVQQAAQDAGFLVNAPAPDVVRLMPPLNIGDAEVDAFLQALPGVLDAVDGKD
- the argB gene encoding acetylglutamate kinase, producing the protein MSTTRKHTALPKARILIEALPWLTRHNGKVVVIKFGGNAMVNEELKNAFAQDVVFLRQAGLKPVVVHGGGPQISAALDKHGIVSEFKAGLRVTTEDAMDVVRMVLAGQVQRELVGLLNQHGPLAVGLTGEDAHTITATKHQPEIDGELVDIGRVGEITAIDTGAIEALLADGRIPVVSSIARSQDDGHVYNVNADTAAAALAAALGAETLMVLTDVEGLYEDWPDSDEVISRLTASQLEKLLPELSSGMVPKMEGCLHAVRNGVQTARVIDGRVQHSILLEIFTDEGIGTMVVPDAEEEGDDA
- the argJ gene encoding bifunctional glutamate N-acetyltransferase/amino-acid acetyltransferase ArgJ, whose protein sequence is MSVTAAQGFTAAGIAAGIKENGNPDLALVVNNGPRLAAAGVFTSNRVKAAPVLWSEQVLKGGIVSAVVLNSGGANACTGPKGFQDTHATAEKVADTLGLNAGEVAVASTGLIGLLLPMDKLLTGVETVSGQLSEHGGEKAAIAIKTTDSVHKTAVVSKGGWTVGGMAKGAGMLAPGLATMLVVLTTDADVDSEHLDQALRAATRTTFDRVDSDGCMSTNDTVLLLASGASEVAPEQAEFAEAVRAVCDDLGQQLIRDAEGASKDIKVEVVNAASEDDAVEVGRSIARNNLLKCAIHGEDPNWGRVLSAIGTTRAAFEPDRLNVAINGVWVCKNGGVGEDRDKVDMRYREVHIVADLAAGTETATIWTNDLTADYVHENSAYSS
- the argC gene encoding N-acetyl-gamma-glutamyl-phosphate reductase is translated as MAVRVAVAGASGYAGGELLRLLLVHPEVEIGALTGNSNAGQRLGALQPHLLPLADRVLQETTPDVLAGHDVVFLALPHGQSAAVAEQLGPDVLVVDMGADFRLQDAADWEKFYGSAHAGTWPYGLPELPGARARLTGSKRVAVPGCYPTAVSLALFPAYAAGLAEAEAVIVAASGTSGAGKAARTNLLGSEVMGSMSPYGVGGGHRHTPEIVQNLSGAAGEPVAVSFTPTLAPMSRGILATCTAAARPGVTAESVRAAYQKAFADEPFVHLLPEGQWPATASVYGSNAVQVQVAYDESVRRIIAISAIDNLTKGTAGGAVQSMNLALGLDETTGLSTIGVAP
- a CDS encoding VOC family protein — encoded protein: MTLRPVLVNMKALDDSAIGRFWADALGWGVSSSEPGATAVKPADFDWRDPVGVCVDVIAVPEPKTATKNRVHIDLATTSAAHQAELVARLKALGATPADVGQGDVPWTVLADPDGNEFCVLEPRDVYRDTGPIAAVVVDCVDPRAMARFWDEAIDWTLHEVSDDHAVLRDARGVGPYLEFLRKPGMKTVRDRVHIDLVPDPGDDKAAEVARLRSLGATDLDVGQGDVPWTCLTDPEGHEFCVLARS